In Nonomuraea sp. NBC_00507, the following are encoded in one genomic region:
- the steA gene encoding putative cytokinetic ring protein SteA produces MKVPGSRMPGLRGRKVGDLPGITAVARIDRRTKRLTKRLQPGEIAIIDHVDVDRVSAEALVACGAAAVVNVASGISGRYPNLGPQILLDAGVPFVDNANTELFERVKDGDVVRLCDGVVYLDEDAVGKGEQQTAEAVEAAMAEARAGLAVQIEAFAVNTMEYVRGEGKLLIDGVGVPEIRTKLESRHVLIVVRGYHYKEDIATLRPYIREYRPILIGVDGGADALMEAGYLPDVIVGDFDSVSTKALTCGAELVVHAYRDGRAPGLERVHQLGREAVIFPATGTSEDIAMILADDKGAELIVAVGTHGTLEEFLDKGRSGMASTFLTRLIIGSKLIDAKGVSRLYRSRISTPSLLLLVITALITIVVALVSAPIGRTWLNGLQDAWNAFIFWLVGLFS; encoded by the coding sequence ATGAAGGTTCCGGGAAGCAGGATGCCGGGCCTCCGCGGCAGGAAGGTCGGTGACCTTCCCGGCATAACGGCAGTGGCGAGAATCGACCGGCGCACCAAGAGGCTCACCAAGCGCCTCCAGCCGGGGGAAATTGCGATTATCGACCATGTCGACGTGGACCGGGTCAGCGCGGAGGCGCTTGTCGCATGCGGAGCGGCGGCCGTCGTCAACGTCGCGTCCGGCATCAGCGGCCGCTATCCCAACCTGGGGCCGCAGATCCTGCTGGACGCGGGCGTGCCGTTCGTCGACAACGCCAACACGGAGCTGTTCGAGCGGGTCAAGGACGGCGACGTCGTCAGGCTCTGCGACGGGGTCGTCTATCTCGACGAGGACGCGGTCGGCAAGGGTGAGCAGCAGACCGCCGAGGCCGTCGAGGCCGCCATGGCCGAGGCGCGCGCCGGGCTGGCCGTGCAGATCGAGGCGTTCGCCGTCAACACGATGGAATACGTCCGCGGCGAGGGCAAGCTGCTCATCGACGGGGTCGGCGTCCCCGAGATCCGGACGAAGCTGGAGAGCAGGCACGTCCTCATCGTGGTGCGTGGCTACCACTACAAAGAGGACATCGCCACCCTTCGCCCTTACATTCGCGAATACCGGCCCATCCTCATCGGCGTCGACGGCGGGGCCGACGCGCTGATGGAGGCCGGCTACCTGCCCGATGTGATCGTGGGCGACTTCGACTCGGTCTCCACCAAGGCCCTGACGTGCGGCGCGGAGCTGGTCGTGCACGCCTACCGCGACGGCCGGGCCCCCGGACTGGAGCGCGTGCACCAGCTCGGCCGTGAAGCCGTGATCTTCCCCGCCACCGGCACCAGCGAGGACATCGCGATGATCCTGGCCGACGACAAGGGCGCCGAGCTCATCGTCGCCGTCGGCACCCACGGCACGCTGGAGGAGTTCCTCGACAAGGGGCGCTCCGGCATGGCCAGCACCTTCCTCACCCGGCTGATCATCGGGAGCAAGCTCATCGACGCCAAGGGCGTGAGCAGGCTCTACCGCAGCCGCATCTCCACCCCGTCGCTGCTGCTCCTCGTGATCACCGCGTTGATCACGATCGTCGTCGCACTCGTCTCCGCGCCGATCGGCCGCACCTGGCTGAACGGCCTGCAAGACGCCTGGAACGCGTTCATCTTCTGGCTGGTCGGACTCTTCTCGTGA
- a CDS encoding glycosyltransferase, with protein sequence MRVAFVLGTTSGGTGRHVLMLTEGLVRRGHRVLVVGPRSVEEQFSFAAAGARFVEVAVSDRPHPGNDLRAVLAIRRLTREAEVVHAHGLRAGALAALGAGGRRGRPAALGAGGRRGRPAALGAGGRRGRLVVTLHNALTAGGLVGFVYGVLERIVARRADRVLVVSPDLGERMTRLGARDVRAAVVPAPALRPAKRTPEEVRDELGAGQRPLMLTIARLAQQKGLETLLDVAAGPWRERTGLPADLAGGPLFLVAGEGPLRAELEGRIRREALPVRLLGNRDDIPDLLGAATAVLTAARWEGQPLSIREALMAGKPVIATAVGGIPEIVGDAGILVPYGDVQGLRGAVRTLLEEPGAAETLAAAAARRGREMPGGDAAVASVLEAYGPQDPTG encoded by the coding sequence GTGCGGGTGGCGTTCGTGCTGGGCACCACGTCCGGCGGCACGGGGCGGCACGTCCTGATGCTGACCGAAGGGCTGGTGCGGCGCGGGCACCGGGTGCTCGTCGTGGGACCGCGCAGCGTCGAGGAGCAGTTCTCCTTCGCCGCCGCGGGGGCCCGGTTCGTGGAGGTGGCCGTGTCGGATCGGCCACATCCGGGCAACGACCTGCGTGCGGTGCTCGCGATCAGGCGGCTGACCCGGGAGGCCGAGGTCGTGCACGCCCATGGGCTGAGGGCGGGGGCGCTGGCCGCGCTCGGAGCGGGCGGCCGGCGAGGGAGGCCGGCGGCGCTCGGGGCGGGCGGCCGGCGGGGGAGGCCGGCGGCGCTCGGGGCGGGCGGCCGGCGGGGGAGGCTGGTCGTCACCCTGCACAATGCGCTGACCGCGGGCGGCCTCGTCGGATTCGTTTACGGGGTGCTCGAGCGGATCGTCGCGCGGAGAGCCGATCGGGTGCTGGTCGTGTCGCCGGATCTCGGAGAGCGCATGACCCGGCTCGGGGCTCGGGACGTGCGTGCCGCCGTGGTGCCGGCGCCTGCCCTGCGGCCGGCCAAGCGCACACCCGAGGAGGTCAGGGACGAGCTGGGGGCCGGGCAGCGGCCCCTCATGCTGACGATTGCCCGGCTCGCCCAGCAGAAGGGACTCGAAACGCTCCTCGATGTCGCCGCCGGGCCCTGGAGGGAGAGGACCGGCCTGCCGGCGGACCTGGCCGGGGGGCCGCTGTTTCTGGTCGCCGGAGAGGGGCCGTTGCGGGCGGAGCTGGAAGGCAGGATCCGGCGGGAGGCGCTGCCTGTGAGGCTGCTCGGAAATCGGGATGACATTCCCGACCTGCTGGGCGCGGCCACCGCCGTGCTCACCGCCGCCCGGTGGGAGGGGCAGCCGCTCAGCATCAGGGAGGCGCTCATGGCCGGGAAGCCAGTGATCGCTACTGCTGTGGGAGGAATTCCGGAGATTGTGGGGGACGCCGGGATCCTCGTTCCCTACGGGGATGTCCAAGGCTTGCGTGGTGCCGTACGGACGCTGCTGGAGGAGCCGGGAGCTGCGGAAACGCTCGCCGCGGCGGCCGCGCGGCGCGGGCGCGAGATGCCCGGCGGCGACGCCGCCGTGGCGAGCGTGCTGGAGGCGTACGGGCCGCAAGATCCAACGGGATGA
- a CDS encoding TlyA family RNA methyltransferase, which yields MTRRIRLDSELVRRGLARSREQAAQLIDDGRVTVGGQLARKPATQVDTASPIVVAASDDGPDYVSRGAHKLLGALDTFRSLTVEGRRCLDAGASTGGFTDVLLRRGAAHVLAVDVGYGQLAWSLRTDERVTVMERVNVRDLTPGMVGEPPTLIVGDLSFISLRLVLPALAAVAAPQADFVLLVKPQFEVGKDLVGAGGVVRDPELRRQSVRDAAAKARELGLTVRGVTASPLPGPSGNVEYLLWLGKGEGEPPVADLEAEIQRAVAEGPQ from the coding sequence GTGACCCGGAGGATCCGCCTCGACAGCGAGCTGGTGCGCCGGGGCCTGGCGAGGTCACGCGAGCAGGCGGCCCAGCTCATCGACGACGGCCGGGTCACCGTCGGCGGCCAGCTGGCACGCAAGCCCGCCACCCAGGTCGACACCGCCTCCCCCATCGTCGTCGCCGCCTCGGATGACGGCCCCGACTACGTTTCGCGCGGAGCGCACAAGCTGCTCGGCGCGCTGGACACGTTCCGGAGCCTGACCGTCGAGGGCCGCAGGTGTCTCGACGCGGGGGCCTCCACGGGCGGGTTCACCGACGTGCTGCTGCGCCGCGGCGCGGCGCACGTGCTGGCCGTCGACGTCGGCTACGGCCAGCTGGCCTGGTCGTTGCGGACCGACGAGCGAGTGACGGTGATGGAACGGGTCAACGTCCGCGATCTGACCCCCGGCATGGTCGGCGAGCCGCCCACACTGATCGTGGGCGATCTGTCGTTCATCTCGCTGCGGCTGGTGCTGCCCGCTCTGGCCGCGGTCGCCGCCCCCCAGGCGGATTTCGTGCTGCTGGTCAAGCCGCAGTTCGAGGTGGGCAAGGACCTCGTCGGGGCGGGCGGCGTCGTGCGCGATCCCGAGCTGCGGCGGCAGTCCGTGCGCGACGCCGCCGCCAAGGCCCGGGAGCTGGGGCTGACCGTGCGCGGCGTGACCGCCAGCCCGTTGCCCGGACCGTCGGGAAATGTGGAATATCTGCTCTGGCTGGGCAAGGGAGAGGGCGAGCCGCCGGTCGCCGACCTCGAAGCCGAAATCCAGCGTGCCGTCGCGGAAGGGCCGCAATGA
- a CDS encoding phosphatidylserine decarboxylase, which yields MSDDSAKPTRPSSVRLARGVSPWLLPTAAAAAATALLTRKDRRWALAALPLSALTGGMLWFFRDPDRTPGEGRVLSPADGVVQSIDPWPDGRTRVAIFMSPLNVHVNRAPLAGNVTSVQHVAGGFLPAFNKDSDQNERVVWHFETTLGDIEMVQIAGAVARRIVPYLSAGAKVVPGERIGLIRFGSRVDIYLPEGISPAVSVGEKTVAGVTRIDRG from the coding sequence GTGTCCGACGATTCTGCTAAGCCCACCCGCCCGAGCTCTGTCAGGCTCGCCCGCGGCGTGTCTCCTTGGCTCCTTCCGACGGCGGCCGCGGCGGCCGCGACCGCGCTGCTGACGCGCAAGGACCGGCGATGGGCGCTCGCGGCGCTGCCGCTGAGCGCGCTCACCGGGGGCATGCTCTGGTTCTTCCGCGACCCCGACCGGACCCCGGGAGAGGGCCGCGTCCTGTCGCCCGCCGACGGCGTGGTGCAGAGCATCGACCCGTGGCCGGACGGCCGCACCAGGGTCGCGATCTTCATGAGCCCGCTGAACGTGCACGTCAACCGTGCCCCTCTTGCGGGAAATGTCACCTCCGTGCAGCATGTGGCAGGTGGGTTCCTGCCGGCGTTCAACAAGGACAGCGACCAGAACGAACGCGTGGTGTGGCATTTCGAGACCACGCTGGGCGACATCGAGATGGTGCAGATCGCGGGCGCGGTGGCGCGCAGGATCGTGCCCTATTTGAGCGCGGGCGCGAAAGTCGTGCCAGGCGAGCGGATCGGGCTCATCCGGTTCGGCTCGCGGGTCGACATCTACCTTCCCGAAGGGATCTCTCCCGCGGTGTCCGTGGGTGAGAAGACGGTTGCGGGGGTGACCAGAATTGACCGAGGCTGA
- the recN gene encoding DNA repair protein RecN, whose product MRPRVEEVRIQGLGVIDEAVLELSPGFNVVTGETGAGKTMVVTGLGLLFGGRADPSRIRPGADRASVEGTLVIESGGRVAQQVEDIGGEVEDGMLIISRAVSAEGRSRAWLGGRTVPVGTLTYLADDLVAVHGQMDQQRLLQPARQRAALDRYAGNELVKPLRAYAQTYKRHKQVAALLEELTTRARERAQEADMLRFGLEEIEKVDPKPGEDADLRSEEERLSHADALRSAATTAHTALLGDPMEAAGSPHDVISLLGEARAAVETVRDFDTQLAGVADRLAEAGYLISDVATDLAAYAESIESDPARLAAVQERRSVLSGLIRKYAEDSAGVLAWAQQAADRLAELEGDDERIDELTREHDELTDKLTDLAGELTRVREAAAERFGQAVTEELTALAMPHARVVVQLSRSAEFGPEGVDEVELRMAAHPAAPPLPLNKGASGGELSRVMLAIEVVFAGADPVPTFVFDEVDAGVGGKAAVEIGRRLARLARTAQVIVVTHLPQVAAFADQHLVVEKASDGSVVRSGVTALDHEGRVRELSRMLAGLEDSELGRAHAEELLGLAATDR is encoded by the coding sequence GTGCGACCAAGGGTCGAGGAGGTCCGCATCCAGGGGCTCGGCGTCATCGACGAGGCCGTGCTCGAGCTTTCGCCGGGGTTCAACGTGGTCACCGGCGAGACGGGCGCGGGCAAGACGATGGTCGTCACCGGGCTCGGGCTGTTGTTCGGCGGCCGGGCCGACCCCTCGCGCATCCGCCCGGGCGCCGACCGTGCGAGCGTGGAGGGCACGCTGGTCATCGAGTCCGGCGGGCGGGTCGCCCAGCAGGTCGAGGACATCGGCGGCGAGGTCGAGGACGGCATGCTGATCATCTCGCGGGCCGTGTCGGCGGAGGGCCGGTCCAGGGCCTGGCTCGGCGGCCGCACGGTGCCCGTCGGCACCCTGACCTACCTGGCCGACGACCTGGTGGCGGTGCACGGGCAGATGGACCAGCAGCGGCTGCTCCAGCCCGCCAGACAGCGGGCCGCGCTGGACCGATACGCCGGAAACGAGCTGGTCAAGCCGCTGCGGGCCTACGCGCAGACGTACAAGCGGCACAAGCAGGTCGCCGCGCTGCTGGAGGAGCTGACCACCAGGGCGAGGGAGCGGGCACAGGAGGCCGACATGCTGCGCTTCGGCCTGGAGGAGATCGAGAAGGTCGACCCCAAGCCGGGCGAGGACGCCGACCTGCGCTCGGAGGAGGAGCGGCTCTCGCACGCCGACGCGTTGCGCAGCGCCGCGACCACCGCGCACACCGCGCTGCTCGGCGACCCGATGGAGGCGGCCGGCAGCCCTCATGATGTGATCTCGCTGCTCGGCGAGGCGCGTGCGGCCGTGGAGACGGTGCGCGACTTCGACACCCAGCTCGCCGGCGTGGCCGACCGGCTGGCCGAGGCCGGATACCTGATCTCCGACGTGGCCACGGATCTGGCGGCGTACGCCGAGTCGATCGAGTCCGATCCGGCGCGGCTGGCGGCCGTGCAGGAACGCCGCTCCGTGTTGTCCGGACTTATCAGGAAATATGCCGAGGACAGTGCCGGGGTCCTGGCGTGGGCGCAGCAGGCCGCGGACCGGCTGGCCGAGCTGGAAGGCGACGACGAGCGCATCGACGAGCTGACCCGCGAGCACGATGAGCTGACCGACAAGCTCACCGACCTGGCCGGCGAGCTGACCAGGGTGCGCGAGGCCGCCGCCGAGCGGTTCGGTCAGGCCGTCACCGAGGAGCTGACGGCGCTGGCCATGCCGCACGCCAGGGTCGTCGTGCAGCTCAGCCGGAGCGCGGAGTTCGGCCCCGAAGGGGTCGACGAGGTGGAGCTGCGGATGGCCGCCCACCCCGCCGCGCCGCCACTGCCGCTCAACAAGGGCGCCTCCGGCGGTGAGCTGAGCCGGGTGATGCTCGCGATCGAGGTGGTGTTCGCCGGGGCGGATCCGGTGCCGACGTTCGTGTTCGACGAGGTCGACGCGGGTGTCGGCGGCAAGGCGGCGGTGGAGATCGGGCGCCGGCTCGCCCGGCTGGCCCGCACCGCCCAAGTGATCGTCGTCACGCACCTGCCGCAGGTGGCCGCGTTCGCCGACCAGCACCTCGTGGTCGAGAAGGCGAGCGACGGCAGTGTCGTGCGCAGCGGCGTCACCGCGCTCGACCACGAGGGCCGGGTGCGCGAGCTGTCCCGCATGCTGGCCGGCCTGGAAGACTCCGAACTCGGCCGGGCGCACGCCGAGGAACTCCTGGGGCTCGCCGCGACGGATCGGTGA
- a CDS encoding murein biosynthesis integral membrane protein MurJ → MLIGAITVLARITGFAKQYAFAQTVGTNCLATAYMTANQIPNIVFEVVVGGALAGMVVPVLAGAAARRAPDGPARGGAPDGPSEAGPAQAGGPDGSAGLAGAPDGPMGVGSAQAGGSAGLADASAQADGQDAARVSWISSALLTWVIVVLVPVGVLTALFAGPIVGVFFGSAIDGCTDVGAVTAVAARMLVVFAPQIPLYGVAVVLYGVLQAHKRFAGPAVAPLVSSIVVIVAYLLFVPLSGGVTDPAAVPGPAELALSVGTSLGVLSLVLAVLGPLTRLGLRWRPVLRFPDGAAAHVRRLALAGIAALLAQQAAMIVVLVLSNNAIGNGAIAVYNYAWAIYLVPYAVLAVPIATSAFPRLSAQAGDPAGFAALTARTTRAVVLVSGLAAGVLAAASGPGAVVFLGMKSDVPAPELARAIALFAPGLIGYGLIAHLSRVLYAAGRGRAAATGTVAGWVVVMVAQAAFVAVLPEGWQIGGMALGMSVGMSVGGALLLGSVTRARGRAAAAGLLRALCAAVAGGLLGYLAGGAVVGWLAAQGLWPNVGAAALAAAVALAAGGVVVAMVDRADAGAVAGLLRRSGRS, encoded by the coding sequence ATGCTCATCGGGGCGATCACCGTGCTCGCGCGCATCACCGGCTTCGCCAAGCAATATGCCTTCGCGCAGACGGTCGGGACCAACTGCCTGGCCACGGCCTATATGACGGCCAACCAGATCCCCAACATCGTGTTCGAAGTGGTCGTCGGTGGAGCGCTGGCGGGGATGGTGGTCCCGGTGCTGGCCGGAGCGGCGGCCAGGCGGGCGCCGGACGGCCCGGCGCGGGGCGGTGCGCCCGACGGGCCGTCGGAGGCCGGGCCGGCGCAGGCCGGGGGGCCGGACGGCTCGGCCGGGCTCGCCGGGGCGCCCGACGGGCCGATGGGGGTCGGCTCGGCGCAGGCCGGAGGGTCGGCCGGGCTCGCCGATGCGTCCGCGCAGGCGGACGGTCAGGACGCTGCGCGGGTGAGCTGGATCAGCTCGGCGCTGCTCACCTGGGTGATCGTGGTGCTCGTCCCGGTCGGCGTGCTCACGGCCCTGTTCGCCGGGCCCATCGTCGGGGTGTTCTTCGGCTCCGCGATCGACGGGTGCACCGACGTCGGGGCGGTGACCGCGGTCGCCGCCCGCATGCTGGTCGTCTTCGCGCCCCAGATCCCCCTCTACGGCGTCGCGGTGGTGCTCTACGGCGTGCTGCAGGCGCACAAGCGGTTCGCCGGACCCGCCGTCGCGCCCCTGGTGTCCAGCATCGTGGTGATCGTGGCCTATCTGCTGTTCGTGCCGCTCAGTGGTGGCGTGACCGATCCCGCCGCCGTGCCGGGGCCGGCCGAGCTGGCGCTGTCCGTGGGCACCAGCCTGGGGGTGCTGTCGCTGGTGCTGGCCGTGCTCGGGCCCCTGACCCGGCTGGGACTGCGGTGGCGGCCGGTCCTGCGGTTCCCCGACGGTGCGGCCGCACACGTGCGCAGGCTCGCCCTGGCGGGCATCGCCGCCTTGCTCGCCCAGCAGGCGGCCATGATCGTGGTGTTGGTGCTGTCCAACAACGCCATCGGCAACGGGGCCATCGCCGTTTACAACTACGCGTGGGCGATCTACCTGGTGCCGTACGCGGTGCTGGCCGTACCCATCGCCACCAGCGCGTTTCCCCGCCTCTCCGCGCAGGCCGGGGACCCGGCGGGGTTCGCGGCGCTGACGGCGCGCACCACGCGAGCCGTGGTGCTGGTGTCCGGGCTGGCCGCAGGGGTGCTGGCCGCCGCCTCGGGACCGGGGGCGGTGGTGTTCCTGGGGATGAAGAGCGACGTGCCCGCGCCCGAGCTGGCGCGGGCCATCGCGCTGTTCGCGCCCGGGCTCATCGGCTACGGGCTCATCGCGCATCTGAGCAGGGTGCTCTACGCGGCCGGGCGCGGCCGGGCGGCCGCCACCGGGACGGTGGCGGGCTGGGTGGTCGTGATGGTCGCGCAGGCCGCCTTCGTGGCGGTGCTGCCCGAGGGGTGGCAGATCGGCGGGATGGCGCTGGGGATGAGCGTGGGGATGAGCGTGGGCGGGGCGTTGCTGCTCGGCTCCGTGACGCGGGCCAGGGGACGGGCGGCAGCGGCCGGGCTGCTCAGGGCCTTGTGCGCGGCTGTTGCCGGTGGGCTGCTGGGATACCTGGCGGGAGGCGCCGTGGTGGGATGGCTCGCGGCGCAGGGTCTGTGGCCGAACGTGGGCGCCGCCGCCCTGGCCGCAGCCGTGGCACTGGCGGCGGGGGGCGTGGTGGTGGCCATGGTGGACCGGGCCGACGCGGGTGCGGTGGCCGGGCTGCTCAGGCGGAGCGGGAGGAGCTGA
- a CDS encoding NAD kinase — protein MNRTVLVAVHTGRDAAVESARLVINRLVDAGITVRVLESEAGEIGCSGVKAVPGDPSAVKDAEVMMVLGGDGSLLRAAELARPAGTPLLGVNLGHVGFLAEAEVDDLASAVDSVVAGRYDVEERMTIDVIARLNGRVLADTWALNEATVEKQERMLEVVTEIDGRPLSRWGCDGVICATPTGSTAYAFSAGGPVVWPEVDALLMLPISAHALFAKPLVVSPRSTLAVEILPDTPGGVLWCDGRRRFELPSGSRVEVRRGAEPVRLARLHGVESTGAPFTDRLVAKFELPVQGWRGRVRP, from the coding sequence ATGAACCGGACCGTGCTGGTCGCCGTGCACACCGGGCGGGACGCCGCCGTCGAGAGCGCCCGCCTGGTCATCAACCGGCTGGTCGACGCCGGGATCACCGTCAGAGTGCTCGAGTCCGAGGCGGGCGAGATCGGTTGCTCCGGGGTCAAGGCGGTGCCCGGCGACCCGAGCGCGGTCAAGGACGCCGAGGTCATGATGGTGCTCGGCGGCGACGGCTCGCTGCTGCGCGCCGCCGAGCTGGCCAGGCCCGCCGGCACACCGCTGCTGGGGGTCAATCTCGGGCATGTCGGGTTCCTGGCCGAGGCGGAGGTCGACGACCTGGCGTCGGCGGTCGACAGCGTCGTGGCCGGCCGCTACGACGTCGAGGAGCGCATGACGATCGATGTGATCGCCCGGCTGAACGGCCGCGTGCTCGCCGACACGTGGGCGCTCAACGAGGCCACCGTCGAAAAGCAGGAACGCATGCTCGAGGTGGTCACCGAGATCGACGGCCGGCCCCTGTCGCGCTGGGGCTGCGACGGCGTGATCTGCGCCACGCCGACGGGTTCGACCGCCTATGCCTTCTCGGCGGGCGGGCCCGTGGTGTGGCCGGAGGTCGACGCGCTGCTCATGCTGCCCATCAGCGCCCACGCGTTGTTCGCCAAGCCTCTGGTGGTCTCACCACGCTCCACGCTGGCCGTGGAGATCCTGCCGGACACACCGGGCGGCGTCCTGTGGTGCGACGGGCGGCGCCGCTTCGAGCTGCCGTCCGGCTCGCGGGTGGAGGTGCGCAGAGGCGCCGAGCCCGTGCGCCTGGCGCGGCTGCACGGGGTGGAGAGCACCGGCGCGCCGTTCACCGACAGGCTGGTCGCCAAGTTCGAGCTTCCTGTTCAGGGCTGGCGCGGAAGGGTGCGACCCTGA
- a CDS encoding copper transporter, producing the protein MIDFRYHLVSIVAIFLALAVGIVLGTTLLQDPAIDLAKRTSDELTNTNNGLRADLDILRGREAGNDAFVTAQTPELVSGALVGQRVLLIESPGSSTAVREATQQVIVQSGAEVSGRLTLAEKFLDPAGKGVLDGLVNQLKPANMIFPATATSWDRAASLLAASLMTNDPAQANTPNAATGDVLSAFETGGLLSTDGDPAKRATLAVMFAPEKPYEGESAEVQAEALASVADGFDATGKGTVLAGAAAPTTVTGDAISSVRDESEISRRVSTVDTADMPAGRVVIVYALREQLAGRAGQYGVGKGASAMLPPVTSASPTPTNQSGS; encoded by the coding sequence GTGATCGATTTCCGCTATCACCTCGTCTCCATCGTCGCGATCTTCCTGGCGCTGGCGGTGGGCATCGTGCTGGGCACCACCTTGCTCCAGGACCCCGCGATCGACCTGGCCAAGAGGACCAGCGACGAGCTGACCAACACCAACAACGGGCTGCGGGCCGACCTCGACATCCTGCGCGGCAGAGAGGCCGGCAACGACGCGTTCGTCACCGCCCAGACGCCGGAGCTGGTGTCCGGCGCCCTGGTCGGCCAGCGCGTGCTGCTCATCGAGTCGCCCGGCTCGAGCACCGCCGTGCGCGAGGCCACCCAGCAGGTGATCGTCCAGTCGGGAGCGGAGGTCTCCGGTCGCCTCACCCTGGCCGAGAAGTTCCTCGACCCCGCCGGCAAGGGCGTGCTCGACGGCCTGGTCAACCAGCTCAAGCCAGCCAACATGATCTTCCCGGCCACCGCAACCAGCTGGGACCGGGCCGCCTCGCTGCTCGCCGCGTCCCTCATGACCAACGACCCCGCCCAGGCCAACACGCCCAACGCCGCCACCGGTGACGTCCTCAGCGCGTTCGAGACGGGCGGGCTGCTCAGCACCGATGGCGATCCCGCCAAGCGGGCCACGCTCGCCGTGATGTTCGCGCCGGAGAAGCCGTACGAGGGGGAGAGCGCCGAGGTACAGGCCGAGGCGCTGGCCTCGGTGGCCGACGGGTTCGACGCGACGGGCAAGGGCACGGTGCTGGCCGGGGCCGCGGCCCCCACCACCGTGACGGGCGACGCGATCAGCTCCGTCCGCGACGAGAGCGAGATCTCCAGGCGCGTCTCGACCGTCGACACCGCCGATATGCCCGCGGGCCGCGTCGTGATCGTCTACGCTCTGCGGGAGCAACTGGCCGGGCGCGCCGGCCAATACGGCGTCGGCAAGGGGGCCTCGGCCATGCTGCCCCCGGTGACGTCCGCCAGCCCCACCCCCACCAATCAGTCAGGGAGCTGA
- a CDS encoding TerC family protein, with protein sequence MSVPVWAWIAVIGGLIVVLAIDLWIVDRGEAREFSMRQAGYWVTFYVVLAIAFGVVMWTTVGADKAGEFFAGYITEYSLSVDNLFVFFIIMSRFAVPRAYQHKVLLVGILLALVMRGIFIALGAAALERFSWLFYVFGAFLVYTAINIVRQHLKGEEEEVNENILLRWVRRTLPSTEGYVGSKVTVKIDGKRLVTPMLIVMIAIGSTDLLFALDSIPAIFGLTKDPFIVFTANAFALMGLRQLYFLLGGLLQRLVYISYGLAFILGFIGVKLVMEALHASHVSWAPEIPIWVSLSIIGATMVITTVASLVKARMDARKGEETTPEQV encoded by the coding sequence GTGAGCGTACCCGTGTGGGCCTGGATCGCCGTGATCGGCGGTCTCATCGTTGTCCTTGCCATTGACTTGTGGATCGTCGACCGCGGAGAAGCACGTGAGTTCTCCATGCGGCAGGCCGGCTACTGGGTGACGTTCTATGTCGTCCTCGCCATAGCGTTCGGGGTGGTCATGTGGACCACGGTGGGGGCGGACAAAGCCGGGGAGTTCTTCGCCGGCTATATCACTGAATACAGCCTGAGCGTCGACAATCTCTTCGTCTTCTTCATCATCATGAGCAGGTTCGCCGTGCCCCGGGCCTACCAGCACAAGGTCCTGCTCGTCGGTATCCTGCTCGCGCTGGTCATGCGCGGCATCTTCATCGCGCTGGGCGCCGCGGCGCTCGAGCGGTTCAGCTGGCTGTTCTACGTGTTCGGCGCCTTCCTCGTCTACACCGCGATCAACATCGTCCGCCAGCACCTCAAGGGCGAGGAAGAAGAAGTCAACGAGAACATTCTGCTCAGGTGGGTGCGTAGGACGCTCCCGTCCACCGAGGGCTACGTCGGGTCCAAGGTCACCGTCAAGATCGACGGCAAGCGCCTGGTCACGCCGATGCTCATCGTGATGATCGCCATCGGCAGCACCGACCTGCTGTTCGCGCTCGACTCGATTCCCGCGATCTTCGGGCTCACCAAGGACCCCTTCATCGTCTTCACGGCCAACGCATTCGCCCTGATGGGGCTGCGTCAGCTCTACTTCCTCCTGGGTGGCCTGCTGCAGCGGCTCGTCTACATCAGCTACGGTTTGGCGTTCATTCTCGGGTTCATCGGGGTTAAGCTTGTCATGGAGGCGTTGCACGCCAGCCATGTCTCCTGGGCGCCCGAAATTCCCATCTGGGTCTCGCTCTCGATCATCGGCGCCACCATGGTCATCACCACTGTGGCCAGTCTGGTGAAAGCCCGCATGGACGCGCGCAAGGGCGAGGAGACGACCCCGGAGCAGGTCTAG